In Coriobacteriia bacterium, a single genomic region encodes these proteins:
- a CDS encoding glycosyltransferase family 2 protein codes for MNTAVLVPCHNEEATIEKVVSDFRRLLPDCVVYVYDNNSTDRSAELAVRAGAVVVSERRQGKGHVIRSMFRGIDADMYLLVDGDDTYSAESVVALLGPVSHGEADMVVGDRLSSSYFEENRRALHGAGNMLVRWLINTIFEAKIGDVMTGARAFSRLFVQTFPVMSRGFEIETEMTIHALDKDFLIAQMPMEYRDRCQGSVSKLRTIPDGLRVLKTVFALFKDYRPLLFSSIIATVLLVGAIVLFIPPLDEYLMTGYVRRYPSLIVAVALGTSSLLSLSTGVVLDALRKQSRMLYELELHRWMQDHGHSRLAARSLTPTRNRDRNEATPR; via the coding sequence ATGAACACTGCAGTTCTGGTTCCATGCCATAACGAGGAAGCAACCATCGAGAAGGTCGTATCCGACTTTCGGCGCCTGCTGCCGGATTGCGTCGTCTACGTCTACGACAACAACTCAACAGATCGCAGCGCCGAGCTGGCTGTTCGAGCGGGCGCAGTTGTAGTCAGCGAGCGTAGGCAGGGCAAGGGTCACGTGATTCGCTCGATGTTCAGAGGCATCGATGCAGACATGTATCTGCTCGTCGATGGTGACGATACCTACTCCGCTGAGAGTGTGGTTGCGTTACTGGGACCGGTGTCTCATGGTGAGGCAGACATGGTGGTTGGCGATCGGCTCAGCTCCTCCTACTTTGAGGAGAACCGCCGAGCGCTACACGGAGCTGGAAACATGCTGGTCCGGTGGCTCATCAACACGATATTCGAGGCAAAGATCGGCGATGTCATGACCGGCGCGCGCGCCTTTTCGAGGTTATTCGTTCAAACGTTCCCAGTCATGAGCCGCGGATTCGAGATTGAAACCGAAATGACTATTCACGCTCTTGACAAGGATTTCCTCATTGCCCAAATGCCGATGGAGTATCGAGATCGCTGCCAAGGAAGTGTCTCTAAGCTCAGGACCATTCCAGACGGCCTGCGGGTGCTGAAGACCGTCTTTGCACTCTTCAAGGACTATCGTCCGCTGCTCTTCTCAAGCATCATCGCCACTGTCCTGCTCGTGGGAGCAATCGTGCTCTTCATCCCACCTCTCGATGAGTACCTGATGACCGGCTACGTTCGCAGGTACCCCTCGTTGATTGTGGCTGTTGCTCTGGGAACAAGTAGTCTGCTCTCGTTGTCAACAGGAGTCGTACTCGATGCGCTCAGAAAGCAGTCGCGGATGCTGTATGAACTCGAACTGCATCGATGGATGCAAGATCACGGCCATAGTCGGCTAGCAGCCCGCTCGTTAACCCCAACTAGGAATCGCGATCGCAATGAAGCGACGCCTCGATAG
- a CDS encoding glycosyltransferase family 39 protein: protein MEPGALQSLELRGTMNLHEVVAKRGVSRMKGLLNPDRGIYLLLALASVLRIAAVYDVGITYDGQYIDAVRFMDSARELAASGRFTFAGAESSAYQMPGYSAFLALLLSAAESPFTEHLLVKATLLLLSLATIYMVYLLGSRVGGLWVGLVASAFLTFSMPNIYTGLLTLSENPFSLAVTTFALLVIRLGDEPGWKYFSLSLGVFILAIYLRQAALMMLPPALIYLLLRRFPRKLLWRQTAAAIMVIVAVLMPWWIRNYCLFDAFVPFTSFEGAPLLEGTYQRFDPYPEHGGAFVQMDELTSNFTGNELEKSHLFARAAHQRLVQRWRTDPLDLVFTYALGKPAAAWLLPHYWDTVLGASSYWVLRVHAVMSALGLAALLALSIRSDARYEFVFMGLCVLLVTVGTSYYLGLHRYVYPFMPFLYVAIACALNRLTSRCSQRLSSPLSGSAAASAPETLDYRGVR from the coding sequence GTGGAACCCGGGGCGCTTCAGTCTCTGGAACTGAGAGGGACTATGAACCTCCATGAAGTCGTAGCAAAGCGAGGCGTTTCTCGGATGAAGGGGTTACTAAACCCTGACAGGGGCATCTACCTGCTGCTTGCCTTGGCTTCTGTGCTACGGATCGCAGCGGTCTACGACGTGGGAATCACGTACGACGGGCAGTACATCGATGCGGTCCGATTCATGGATTCTGCACGTGAACTTGCGGCGTCCGGAAGGTTCACCTTTGCAGGCGCCGAATCGTCGGCATACCAGATGCCTGGCTATTCGGCATTCCTCGCCTTGCTCCTATCCGCAGCAGAGAGCCCGTTCACAGAGCACTTGCTGGTCAAAGCGACACTACTTCTACTGTCGTTGGCAACCATCTACATGGTCTATTTGCTTGGAAGTCGAGTTGGCGGGTTATGGGTCGGGCTAGTGGCCTCCGCCTTTCTCACCTTCTCAATGCCGAACATCTACACTGGATTGCTGACGCTAAGTGAGAATCCTTTCTCCTTGGCGGTGACTACGTTTGCCCTTCTCGTCATCCGGCTTGGAGATGAACCGGGGTGGAAGTACTTCTCTCTGTCGCTAGGTGTGTTCATACTCGCGATCTACCTGCGCCAGGCGGCTCTGATGATGCTGCCGCCAGCGCTCATCTATCTGCTCTTGCGGAGATTCCCCCGCAAGCTTCTGTGGCGGCAGACCGCAGCAGCGATCATGGTTATCGTGGCGGTGTTGATGCCTTGGTGGATTCGCAATTACTGCCTCTTCGACGCATTCGTTCCGTTCACCTCGTTCGAAGGGGCGCCGCTACTGGAAGGCACGTATCAGAGGTTTGACCCGTATCCAGAGCACGGCGGTGCATTTGTGCAGATGGATGAACTGACTAGCAACTTCACGGGGAACGAGCTAGAGAAGAGCCACCTGTTTGCGAGGGCCGCCCATCAGCGACTCGTGCAGCGATGGAGGACTGACCCGCTCGACCTAGTCTTCACCTATGCCTTGGGGAAGCCAGCGGCGGCCTGGCTCCTGCCCCATTATTGGGACACTGTGCTCGGCGCGTCTTCCTACTGGGTTCTGCGGGTTCATGCCGTCATGTCTGCGCTCGGACTCGCCGCTCTACTCGCGCTATCCATTAGATCCGATGCAAGGTACGAGTTCGTGTTCATGGGCTTGTGTGTACTGCTCGTCACCGTGGGGACGAGCTACTACCTGGGCCTACACAGGTACGTGTACCCCTTCATGCCGTTCCTGTACGTGGCGATCGCCTGCGCATTGAATCGACTCACATCCAGGTGCTCGCAGCGACTATCTTCACCGCTTAGTGGAAGTGCAGCTGCATCAGCGCCCGAAACACTCGATTACAGAGGTGTGAGATGA
- a CDS encoding IS3 family transposase, producing MRASPWPVTYIRTWEGWSYLAVVVDVHTRRIVGWQLASHMRQSLFTDAFDMAEASRLHHEGGLIVHTDNGSQYTSYEYTERLKRVGIVPSRGRTGTALDNAMAESIMSTLKRELTKRYTWRTRLDLELALVTYIGWYNARRKHRSLKVCQDGRVRRLTPQQALDRYNQEVARETVAST from the coding sequence ATGAGGGCATCCCCGTGGCCCGTCACCTACATCAGGACCTGGGAGGGTTGGAGCTACCTGGCCGTCGTGGTCGACGTGCACACGAGACGCATCGTGGGCTGGCAGCTCGCGAGCCACATGCGGCAATCACTATTCACCGACGCATTCGACATGGCGGAAGCATCACGGCTGCATCACGAGGGTGGCTTGATCGTGCATACGGACAACGGGAGCCAATACACATCCTACGAGTACACCGAGCGTCTGAAGAGGGTCGGCATCGTCCCGAGCAGGGGTCGCACGGGCACCGCTTTGGACAACGCGATGGCGGAAAGCATCATGTCGACACTGAAGAGGGAGCTGACCAAACGCTACACGTGGAGGACGAGACTCGACCTGGAACTCGCGCTCGTGACCTACATCGGCTGGTACAACGCCCGCCGCAAGCACCGCTCGCTGAAGGTCTGTCAGGACGGAAGGGTCAGGCGGCTGACGCCGCAACAAGCTCTAGACCGCTACAATCAGGAAGTCGCCCGGGAGACCGTGGCTTCCACATAA
- a CDS encoding transposase, protein MARRSKCSPGFRERSVRVARESERPITQVARNLGIHPDTLRLWVRQDEANDGTRTDRLTTAEREELTALRKEIRDLKRSNEILKAASVFFAKELDQPRPR, encoded by the coding sequence ATGGCAAGACGTTCGAAGTGCTCCCCCGGGTTTCGAGAGCGCTCCGTCCGAGTCGCACGTGAATCCGAGCGGCCGATCACTCAGGTCGCACGAAATCTGGGCATCCACCCCGACACCTTGCGGCTGTGGGTGCGCCAGGACGAGGCCAATGACGGCACGCGCACCGATCGGCTGACGACAGCCGAGCGCGAGGAACTCACCGCGCTTCGCAAAGAGATCCGCGACCTGAAGCGCTCCAACGAGATCCTGAAGGCGGCGAGCGTGTTTTTCGCCAAGGAGCTCGACCAACCCCGTCCGCGGTGA
- a CDS encoding NAD-dependent epimerase/dehydratase family protein — translation MRYLVTGGSGFLGINLIRSLLGHGHQVRSLDLIEFDYADCVDQVEAIVGDIRDEQTVRAAMADVDIVVHTAAALPLYSPEDIRSTDVDGTCILLEAAEFQGVDRFVMISSTAVYGIPDHHPLLEDDPLIGVGPYGEAKIAAEEVCLRYRERGMCVPIVRPKSFIGPERLGVFALFYDWAYTGHGFPMIGDGTNRYQLLDVADLCDAVYLCCTLQRDVVNDTFNIGAEEFATMRADYQAVLDRAGHGKKIKGFPAAPMIWTLRVLEALKLSPLYKWVYETASKDSFVSIDKAKRVLGWQPKYSNQDALVRNYVWYVEHLDDFAGESGVSHRVPWKQGILIVAKRFF, via the coding sequence ATGCGCTACCTCGTTACCGGTGGCTCCGGATTCCTTGGCATCAACCTCATTCGCTCCTTGCTCGGCCACGGTCATCAGGTCCGCTCCCTCGACCTGATCGAGTTCGACTACGCAGACTGCGTCGACCAGGTCGAAGCCATCGTGGGCGATATCCGAGATGAGCAGACGGTTCGCGCCGCTATGGCCGACGTCGACATCGTCGTGCACACCGCTGCTGCGCTGCCCCTCTACTCCCCCGAGGACATCCGCTCGACAGACGTCGATGGCACATGCATCCTTCTCGAAGCGGCAGAATTCCAGGGCGTGGACCGCTTCGTGATGATCTCGTCCACCGCCGTGTACGGCATACCCGACCATCACCCGCTACTCGAAGACGACCCCCTCATTGGTGTTGGCCCCTACGGTGAAGCCAAGATCGCTGCCGAGGAGGTCTGCCTACGCTACCGAGAGCGCGGCATGTGCGTCCCTATAGTCAGACCCAAGTCATTCATCGGCCCCGAGCGCCTGGGCGTGTTCGCGCTGTTCTACGACTGGGCGTACACGGGTCACGGCTTCCCCATGATCGGCGACGGCACCAACCGCTACCAGCTGCTCGACGTCGCGGACCTGTGTGACGCGGTCTATCTGTGCTGCACGCTTCAGCGAGATGTCGTCAACGACACGTTCAACATAGGTGCCGAGGAGTTCGCGACGATGCGCGCGGACTACCAGGCTGTGCTCGACCGGGCGGGCCACGGCAAGAAGATCAAGGGGTTCCCGGCCGCACCCATGATCTGGACCCTCCGAGTGCTCGAAGCACTCAAGCTCTCCCCGCTCTACAAGTGGGTCTATGAGACTGCTTCGAAGGACTCGTTCGTGTCGATCGACAAGGCGAAGCGTGTTCTTGGGTGGCAGCCCAAGTACTCCAACCAAGACGCACTGGTACGCAACTACGTGTGGTACGTCGAGCACCTCGATGACTTCGCGGGCGAGAGCGGCGTCTCGCACCGAGTGCCGTGGAAACAGGGCATCCTGATCGTAGCGAAGCGGTTCTTCTGA
- a CDS encoding decaprenyl-phosphate phosphoribosyltransferase — MSAVRALLVTMRPRQWTKNLIVFAPLIFAGQVGVASNNLRTVAAFVVFCALSSAVYIANDLVDLERDRTHKTKRLRPLAAGQLNPRTAVTATAALVVTSLAGAFALGVQFGLVSAGYLTLQAAYTFWLKHEVILDVMAISAGFVLRAFAGTVVTGLSGSPWLYICAALLALFLGLAKRRHELTLAEDVACDHRPCLEHYSAPLIDSMLSAITASTIVTYALYTFFSSTGQRHGYLMLSIPFVVYGLFRYLYLVHKRNLGGSPEEILLTDRPLIINILLWLAAVGATLYFV; from the coding sequence GTGTCTGCCGTGCGCGCCTTGCTTGTCACAATGCGTCCACGCCAGTGGACCAAGAACCTCATCGTCTTCGCCCCGCTCATATTTGCGGGCCAAGTTGGTGTCGCTTCGAACAACCTGCGCACAGTTGCGGCTTTCGTGGTCTTCTGCGCGCTGTCGAGTGCCGTCTACATCGCGAACGACCTGGTGGATCTCGAGCGCGACCGGACCCACAAAACGAAGCGTCTCCGTCCACTGGCGGCAGGACAGCTCAACCCTCGAACCGCCGTCACCGCCACGGCGGCGCTGGTGGTCACGTCTCTCGCAGGCGCCTTCGCACTTGGAGTGCAGTTTGGACTGGTCTCCGCCGGTTACCTAACGCTTCAGGCGGCGTATACCTTCTGGCTCAAGCACGAAGTGATCCTCGATGTCATGGCGATCTCCGCCGGATTCGTGTTGCGGGCCTTCGCGGGAACCGTCGTGACAGGGCTGAGCGGGTCTCCCTGGCTCTACATCTGCGCTGCTCTACTCGCGCTGTTCCTGGGTCTTGCCAAGCGCCGACACGAGCTCACGCTGGCGGAAGACGTCGCCTGCGACCACCGGCCCTGCCTCGAGCACTACTCGGCACCGCTGATCGACTCAATGCTGTCGGCCATCACCGCCTCGACCATAGTGACGTACGCGCTCTACACCTTCTTCTCGAGCACCGGCCAGCGGCACGGCTACCTGATGCTCAGCATCCCATTCGTGGTCTACGGCCTGTTCCGCTACCTGTACCTCGTGCACAAGCGCAATCTGGGAGGGTCTCCAGAGGAGATCCTGCTCACCGACAGGCCCCTCATCATCAACATCCTGCTGTGGCTGGCCGCAGTGGGCGCGACCCTCTATTTCGTCTAG
- a CDS encoding acyltransferase, whose amino-acid sequence MGVVRRLLRRMRALLRREPYLPSHLAVGANAYISRYAYIDWNHAAHIVIEDHAVLAPRCAILAHDSSSAMSTGLTWVAPVLLKSYCYIGYGAIVLPGVTVGARAVVGAGSVVTSDVPDGAVVAGAPARIVGEVNRLDADRLALAKQQGGVFPADRFMRAEHDPVRLVMLREAVETGGGYFTGGIRGSGEDRRYPVELVETI is encoded by the coding sequence GTGGGTGTCGTCCGGAGACTGCTCAGGCGTATGCGTGCCCTTCTCAGACGGGAGCCCTATCTGCCAAGCCATCTCGCTGTTGGTGCTAACGCCTACATATCTCGCTACGCCTACATCGACTGGAACCATGCGGCCCACATTGTCATCGAAGACCACGCGGTGCTGGCTCCCCGCTGTGCGATTCTTGCGCATGACTCGTCCAGCGCGATGTCGACTGGCCTGACGTGGGTGGCCCCAGTTCTGCTCAAGAGTTACTGCTACATCGGCTACGGGGCCATCGTTCTGCCCGGAGTCACCGTGGGAGCGCGCGCAGTCGTCGGTGCGGGTTCCGTTGTCACGAGCGATGTTCCGGATGGGGCCGTCGTCGCCGGAGCGCCCGCTCGCATCGTTGGCGAGGTGAACCGGCTGGACGCAGATCGTCTCGCTCTCGCGAAGCAGCAGGGCGGCGTGTTTCCGGCGGATCGTTTCATGAGGGCCGAGCATGATCCCGTACGTCTCGTGATGCTGCGCGAGGCGGTCGAAACGGGTGGCGGTTACTTCACGGGCGGCATCCGCGGGTCGGGCGAGGACCGCAGGTATCCGGTCGAGCTTGTGGAGACGATATGA
- the leuD gene encoding 3-isopropylmalate dehydratase small subunit — protein sequence MKFTGTAHKYGRDVDTDVIIPARYLNTSDPTELAKHCMEDLDAGFVGKVESGDILVAAENFGCGSSREHAPISIKAAGVSVIIAKSFARIFYRNAINTGLPIMEAPEAVDGISDGDRVSVDADAGVIVNETTGQTFAARPFPPFVKDIIEQGGLIESVKHKLGS from the coding sequence GTGAAGTTCACCGGCACCGCCCACAAGTACGGGCGTGACGTCGACACCGACGTCATCATCCCGGCCCGCTATCTCAACACGAGCGATCCGACCGAGCTGGCGAAGCACTGCATGGAAGACCTCGATGCCGGATTCGTGGGCAAGGTCGAGTCGGGGGACATCCTTGTCGCCGCCGAGAACTTCGGCTGCGGCTCCTCTCGCGAGCACGCGCCCATCTCCATCAAGGCTGCGGGCGTCTCGGTGATCATCGCCAAGAGCTTCGCGCGCATCTTCTACCGCAATGCCATCAACACGGGCCTTCCCATCATGGAAGCCCCCGAGGCGGTCGATGGAATCAGCGATGGTGACAGGGTGTCGGTCGACGCTGATGCCGGCGTGATTGTGAACGAAACCACGGGGCAGACCTTTGCCGCTCGGCCTTTTCCTCCGTTCGTGAAGGACATCATCGAGCAGGGCGGCCTGATCGAGTCGGTCAAGCACAAGCTCGGCTCGTAG
- a CDS encoding O-antigen ligase family protein yields MVSKSKGDKRRNSHGGEPNRQGTAVPGGGGVAASLSLSGMSAPQRIAWLALLALVFVVPLAMGRLALPGAQTPITFDQFDLIKTFVIRVCVSIGLAAWAWHILIEGGRLRRSKVDYLIVALLGWVALTTITSIHPQTALFGTYRRYEGFLTYLTYAGTFFLAIQLLDRGSRIRTLAKTFFWSAAVVNAYAVLQYLGLDPVEWGPLSFEENRAFSFFGNPELLAGYVVMSLTIALSLALAEERTSWRAVYWSGFVVALVSWIATFTRGAWIAGAVALLVMLVVVIMTGVKLRGVDKAFLGAGGAAGAALVALSLSATNEVMNVWLRLSSILDFSTGSAGNRFRIWQSALDAVADRPILGFGADTFKLVFPKYRPIDYLGDGYLTVADNVHNYPLQLAVALGIPGLLLVIAVFGYAAYSSAPTVFLRSESASADRLVLAGFWAACVGYLAHLFFALSITSTTVLLWVATAAVLAPSARSIQVGELRWGRAGAVSAAVLAAAVVVASFVPLHADNLYVKSKLAQGQDRVALAEKAARALPYESAYRSEISIARMDVFVEALLQVDAVRGTASEQAARSALQGVFVDTERAMLDAMERSPWEFENYIFLANLYAAAGDYIDPTYYDRSIEVARTGIEDRGFTYDARLRFQLARGLHARGQSQEAFEHIKLAAQLAPDYPEAQLLFAEIARELGEPAGTGSVPDETR; encoded by the coding sequence TTGGTCTCGAAGTCCAAGGGCGACAAGCGCCGCAATAGCCATGGTGGGGAACCGAATCGCCAAGGCACGGCTGTCCCCGGCGGGGGCGGCGTTGCCGCGTCACTCTCGCTGAGCGGCATGAGCGCCCCTCAGCGCATCGCCTGGCTCGCCTTGCTCGCGCTGGTCTTCGTGGTGCCTTTGGCCATGGGCCGTCTTGCGCTTCCCGGCGCTCAGACGCCGATCACCTTCGATCAGTTCGACCTGATCAAGACCTTCGTCATCCGAGTCTGTGTGTCGATAGGACTCGCGGCATGGGCGTGGCACATCCTGATCGAGGGCGGCCGACTGCGCCGATCCAAGGTCGACTACCTCATCGTCGCGCTGCTGGGCTGGGTTGCACTCACCACGATCACCTCAATCCATCCGCAGACCGCGCTCTTTGGCACCTATCGTAGGTACGAAGGGTTTCTCACGTACCTCACGTACGCAGGCACGTTCTTCTTGGCGATTCAGCTGCTCGACCGCGGATCGCGCATCCGCACGCTGGCCAAGACGTTCTTCTGGTCCGCCGCGGTCGTCAACGCGTACGCCGTGCTCCAGTACCTTGGTCTCGACCCGGTGGAGTGGGGCCCTCTGTCGTTCGAGGAGAACCGCGCATTCTCGTTCTTCGGCAACCCTGAGCTGCTGGCAGGCTACGTGGTGATGTCGCTGACCATCGCGCTATCGCTGGCCTTGGCCGAGGAGCGGACCTCATGGCGCGCGGTGTACTGGTCGGGCTTCGTGGTGGCTTTGGTGTCGTGGATAGCCACGTTCACGCGCGGCGCATGGATAGCTGGGGCCGTTGCGCTTCTCGTGATGCTCGTCGTCGTCATCATGACTGGCGTGAAGCTCAGAGGCGTCGACAAGGCATTTCTCGGAGCCGGTGGCGCGGCAGGCGCTGCACTGGTTGCCCTGAGTCTGAGTGCGACGAACGAGGTCATGAACGTGTGGCTGCGACTGAGTTCCATCCTCGACTTCAGCACCGGCAGCGCAGGCAACCGCTTCAGGATCTGGCAGTCAGCACTCGACGCGGTGGCCGATCGGCCGATACTCGGCTTCGGAGCCGACACGTTCAAGCTCGTCTTCCCGAAGTACCGACCTATCGACTATCTAGGGGACGGCTACCTCACCGTCGCCGACAACGTCCACAACTACCCTCTCCAGCTCGCAGTGGCGCTGGGAATCCCGGGCCTGTTGCTGGTGATTGCGGTGTTCGGCTACGCGGCGTACTCATCGGCACCCACCGTGTTTCTCCGCTCCGAGTCGGCCTCGGCAGACCGGCTGGTTCTGGCGGGGTTCTGGGCCGCGTGTGTGGGCTACCTGGCCCACCTGTTCTTCGCGCTGTCTATCACCAGCACTACGGTGCTGCTGTGGGTCGCTACGGCCGCGGTACTCGCGCCCTCCGCTCGCAGCATCCAGGTGGGGGAGCTGAGGTGGGGTCGTGCGGGAGCGGTGTCTGCCGCTGTGCTCGCAGCCGCTGTGGTCGTTGCCAGCTTCGTGCCCCTTCACGCGGACAACCTCTACGTGAAGTCGAAGCTGGCCCAAGGACAGGATCGCGTCGCGCTCGCCGAGAAGGCCGCCCGCGCACTGCCGTATGAAAGCGCCTACCGGTCCGAGATCTCCATTGCTCGCATGGACGTGTTCGTCGAGGCCCTTCTGCAAGTGGATGCCGTGAGAGGCACCGCTAGCGAGCAGGCGGCCCGGTCGGCCCTGCAAGGTGTGTTCGTCGACACGGAACGCGCGATGCTCGATGCCATGGAGCGCTCCCCCTGGGAGTTCGAGAACTACATCTTCTTGGCAAACCTCTACGCCGCAGCGGGCGACTACATCGACCCGACGTACTATGACCGCTCGATTGAAGTGGCTCGCACAGGGATCGAGGATAGAGGGTTCACCTACGATGCGAGGCTTCGCTTCCAGCTTGCCCGCGGCTTGCACGCACGGGGGCAGTCGCAGGAGGCCTTCGAGCACATCAAGCTTGCCGCCCAGCTCGCACCTGACTATCCCGAGGCACAGCTGCTCTTCGCCGAGATAGCGCGTGAACTAGGGGAACCGGCTGGCACTGGCTCAGTGCCGGACGAGACTAGGTGA
- the leuB gene encoding 3-isopropylmalate dehydrogenase, with product MTTSYRICLLPGDGIGPEITAEVVKVLDAIGAKHDVAFTYDEALLGGAAIDATGSALPEETLAVAHAADAVLLAAIGGPKWDTTDPAKPRPEQGLLGIRKALGLYANLRPVKIFDALREASSLKPEFLEGVDMLIVRELTGGLYFGDRARETGVDGAATGGGAGMRAYDTMMYSEYEIERIARIAFDAARTRGNKVHSVDKANVLESSRLWREVVHRLHAAEYSDVELVDQLVDNSAMQLIRTPNQFDVMVTENMFGDILSDEASMLTGSLGMLASASLGDGTALYEPSHGSAPDIAGQGVANPLAMLLSVELMLRYSFDMHAAADELAAAIEKVLADGWRTRDIASADTSADSIVGTAAMGDLVLRALSAA from the coding sequence GTGACCACCAGCTATCGCATCTGTCTGCTGCCCGGAGACGGCATAGGCCCTGAGATCACCGCCGAGGTGGTGAAGGTGCTCGACGCCATCGGCGCCAAGCATGACGTCGCGTTCACCTACGATGAGGCGCTGCTGGGTGGCGCGGCGATCGACGCCACCGGCTCCGCACTTCCCGAGGAGACGCTGGCTGTGGCCCACGCAGCCGACGCCGTGCTCCTCGCCGCGATCGGCGGCCCCAAGTGGGACACCACCGATCCGGCCAAACCCCGTCCTGAGCAGGGTCTTCTCGGCATACGCAAGGCTCTGGGTCTGTACGCGAACCTGCGGCCGGTCAAGATCTTCGACGCGCTGCGCGAGGCCTCATCGCTTAAGCCTGAGTTCCTCGAGGGTGTCGACATGCTCATCGTGCGCGAGCTGACGGGCGGCCTGTACTTCGGTGACCGCGCTCGCGAGACCGGCGTCGACGGCGCGGCGACGGGCGGGGGAGCCGGCATGCGCGCCTACGACACGATGATGTACTCCGAGTACGAGATCGAGCGCATAGCGCGCATCGCATTCGACGCAGCCCGCACGCGTGGCAACAAGGTCCACAGCGTCGACAAGGCCAACGTGCTCGAGTCGAGCCGCCTGTGGCGCGAGGTCGTGCACCGGCTGCACGCTGCAGAGTACTCCGATGTCGAACTCGTAGATCAGCTCGTGGACAACTCGGCGATGCAGCTCATTCGCACACCTAACCAGTTCGATGTCATGGTCACGGAGAACATGTTCGGCGACATCCTCTCAGACGAGGCATCCATGCTCACCGGGTCCCTCGGCATGCTCGCGAGCGCCTCCCTCGGCGACGGTACGGCGCTCTACGAGCCCAGCCATGGCTCGGCGCCGGATATAGCCGGTCAGGGCGTCGCGAACCCGCTTGCGATGCTGCTGTCCGTCGAGCTGATGCTGCGGTACAGCTTCGACATGCACGCGGCGGCCGACGAGCTCGCGGCAGCGATCGAGAAGGTGCTTGCGGATGGATGGCGCACCCGGGACATCGCCAGCGCCGATACCTCTGCAGACAGCATTGTCGGCACAGCTGCTATGGGCGACTTGGTGTTGCGCGCGCTTTCGGCCGCGTAG